One genomic window of Quercus lobata isolate SW786 chromosome 9, ValleyOak3.0 Primary Assembly, whole genome shotgun sequence includes the following:
- the LOC115961836 gene encoding uncharacterized protein LOC115961836 yields the protein MEGDYLELGNTASAPAYAERNKYAFGYHDVEYLVHTVSAKCVKADPKKTAAMLDWPTPSSVKALRGYLGLTGYNRKFIPNYGHIAAPLTNILKKDAFHWSNQADLAFQKLKSIVAAPPVLALPDFSKTCLTECDASGIALSHPYTASKVAALYVQHVLKLHGMPTSIISDRDPSFTSAFWSELMTLQGVQLAMFSAYLPQTDGQTEVVNKSLEHYLRSFAGDRPQEWVEWEQILSLLKQTLMLAQQIMKKQTDKHRSARSFQIGDWNSSCVPCFLFQEEGSRCISYDHPTSIVTPEPIAILQERVHLLRNRTITEVLVQWQGCALENATGENLHAYKQKFPHLVDKVL from the exons atggagggtgactacctcgAATTAG GGAATACTGCTTCAGCACCAGCTTATGCCGAAAGAAATAAATATGCATTTGGCTATCATGATGTTGAATACTTGGTGCATACTGTTTCTGCCAAGTGTGTGAAAGCAGACCCAAAGAAGACTGCTGCAATGTTAGATTGGCCAACACCATCTTCTGTTAAAGCTTTGAGGGGGTACTTAGGTCTGACTGGGTATAACAGGAAGTTTATACCGAATTATGGGCACATAGCTGCTCCTTTAACCAATATCCTTAAGAAAGATGCCTTTCACTGGTCTAACCAAGCTGATCTAGCTTTTCAAAAGCTGAAATCTATTGTGGCTGCTCCTCCTGTCTTAGCTCTCCCAGACTTTTCTAAAACCTGTCTTACTGAATGTGATGCATCTGGGATAG CATTGTCTCACCCTTATACTGCCTCTAAGGTGGCTGCTCTCTATGTTCAGCATGTCCTAAAGCTGCATGGGATGCCTACTTCCATAATTAGTGACAGAGATCCAAGCTTCACCTCAGCCTTTTGGTCAGAACTGATGACATTGCAGGGAGTGCAGCTTGCTATGTTTTCTGCATATCTTCCTCAAACTGATGGGCAGACAGAGGTGGTAAATAAGAGCCTTGAACATTATTTGAGGTCATTTGCTGGAGATAGACCTCAGGAGTGGGTTGAATG GGAACAAATACTATCTTTGCTAAAACAGACTCTGATGTTGGCtcaacaaattatgaaaaagcAGACTGACAAGCATAGATCTGCAAGGTCATTTCAGATAGGGGATTGG AATTCATCCTGTGTTCCATGTTTCCTGTTTCAAGAAGAAGGGTCAAGGTGTATCTCCTATGATCACCCTACCAGCATCGTCACCCCTGAACCAATAGCTATTTTACAGGAAAGGGTGCACCTGCTCAGAAATAGGACCATCACGGAGGTCTTAGTTCAGTGGCAAGGCTGTGCTCTTGAGAATGCTACTGGGGAGAATTTGCATGCCTACAAACAAAAGTTTCCTCACCTTGTGGACAAGGTTCTTTAA